A single genomic interval of Nostoc commune NIES-4072 harbors:
- the hemE gene encoding uroporphyrinogen decarboxylase, which translates to MGVYSTTPHLLRAARGEVVDRPPVWMMRQAGRYMKAYRDLREKYPSFRDRSEIPEVAIEVSLQPWRAFQPDGVILFSDIVTPLPGLGIDMDIAEGKGPIIHSPLRTQEQIERLHPLEPEAALPFIKTILQALRSEVGDKSTVLGFVGAPWTLAAYAVEGKGSKTYSIIKNMAFSDPTILHQLLAKLADAIAIYARYQIDCGAQVVQMFDSWAGQLSPQDYDTFALPYQKRVFQQVKQTHPDTPLILLVSGSAGVLERMAQSGADIVTVDWAVDMADARARLGKHVKVQGNLDPGVLFGSKEFIRDRILDTVRKAGNWGHILNLGHGVLPETPEENVAFFFETAKELNLAGVKG; encoded by the coding sequence ATGGGTGTTTATTCAACGACTCCTCATCTCTTACGGGCTGCTCGTGGTGAAGTAGTAGATCGTCCCCCTGTATGGATGATGCGACAAGCGGGACGATATATGAAAGCATATCGAGACTTAAGAGAAAAGTATCCTTCCTTTCGCGATCGCTCTGAAATTCCAGAAGTAGCAATTGAAGTTTCCTTGCAACCCTGGAGAGCTTTCCAACCAGACGGAGTAATTTTATTTTCTGATATTGTCACCCCATTACCTGGTTTGGGCATTGACATGGATATTGCCGAAGGTAAAGGGCCAATCATTCACTCGCCCCTCCGCACTCAAGAACAAATTGAACGCCTGCATCCTTTAGAACCAGAAGCAGCTCTACCATTTATCAAAACAATCTTACAAGCGCTACGTTCGGAAGTAGGCGATAAATCAACCGTGTTGGGCTTTGTGGGTGCGCCGTGGACATTAGCAGCTTATGCCGTGGAAGGAAAAGGTTCTAAAACCTATTCCATCATCAAAAACATGGCATTTTCAGATCCGACGATATTGCATCAACTGTTAGCTAAATTAGCAGATGCGATCGCTATCTATGCCCGCTACCAAATTGACTGTGGCGCTCAAGTTGTGCAAATGTTCGATTCTTGGGCGGGTCAATTGAGTCCTCAAGATTATGACACCTTTGCTCTCCCCTATCAGAAGCGAGTTTTCCAACAAGTCAAGCAAACCCACCCCGATACACCTTTGATTTTGCTAGTTAGCGGTAGTGCAGGTGTGTTGGAAAGAATGGCACAATCTGGCGCTGATATTGTCACTGTAGACTGGGCAGTGGATATGGCAGACGCACGAGCCAGATTAGGTAAGCATGTCAAAGTTCAAGGAAATCTAGACCCAGGTGTGTTATTCGGCTCTAAAGAATTTATCCGCGATCGCATTCTTGATACCGTTCGCAAAGCTGGTAACTGGGGTCACATTCTCAATCTCGGTCATGGTGTCTTACCAGAAACTCCCGAAGAAAATGTTGCTTTCTTCTTTGAAACAGCAAAGGAATTGAATCTTGCA